The genomic region TAATAACGATAATCATTATCGATAAGATATGAATTTTAATTTTATATAAGTGAGGTTATAAGTTATGAAAAAATTTGTATGTTCAGTTTGCGGATATGTTCACGAGGGTAATGAACCACCTGAAAAATGTCCTGTATGTAAAGTTCCTGCATCAAAATTTAACGAAATGGTTGAAGGTGCAGCATTAGCAGCAGAGCATGAATACGGAGTATATGCAAAAACAGTTAAAAACAATCCTGACATTTCAGAAGAAGATAAAAAATATATCTTTGAACAGTTAATGGCTAACTTTAATGGTGAATGTGCAGAAGTTGGTATGTATCTATGTATGGCAAGAATTGCTCACAGAGAGGGTTATCCTGAAGTTGGGCTTTACTGGGAAAAAGCAGCATATGAAGAAGCAGAACACGCTGCAAAATTTGCTGAACTTTTAGGCGAAGATTTAGAGCCTAATATGAAAGCGACAACAAAAGATAATCTTAAATGGAGAGTAGACTGTGAATACGGTGCAACTCAGGGTAAATTTGACCTTGCATCATGTGCTAAGAAAAACGGTCTTGACGCAATTCATGACACAGTTCACGAAATGGCAAGAGACGAAGCTCGCCACGGAAAAGGCTTAGAAGGACTTTTAAACAGATATTTTAAATAATAAATATTTTAGTCTTATAATAAGAACCTCACGAAAAACTATCGAACTAAAAGTTCGAGTTTTTCGGAGAACCTTGTTGTGTTAATTCACAATAAAATTTTAACCCCTTAAACACGCTGAATGTGTTAAGGGGTTTTAAATTTTTAAAAAATATTTAATAAAACTGGAATATTTTAGTAAATATTTAGCATTTAATAATTGAAATAAGACAAGTTTAGTGATACAATGTATATAAATATTTTTTGATATAATTTTAAGTTAGAGTGCATAATAAAAAAGTGGAACTTAGAAAATAACTTTTGGTGGTGATTTTTTGGAGATAAAAGTTGCTAAAACTGCCGGTTTTTGCTTTGGGGTAAAAAGGGCAGTTGAAGAAACATATAAACTGGCAAAAGAGAAGAATAAAAAAATAGTTACTTACGGTCCTGTTATTCATAATGAGCAGGTTATAAATGATCTTTATAATCAGGGTGTAACCGTTAAGGAAGACTTACGGAAGATAAAAAAAGATTCACTCGTTATTATCCGTGCTCACGGAGTAGGCGAAAGTGTATATAAATTTTTAGAAGAAAATGAAATAGAATATGTAGATTTAACCTGTCCGTTTGTTAAAAAAATTCATAATATAGTTAATAAGAATTATAATGAAGGCAAAAAAATAGTTGTAGTGGGCAAGAAAAATCATCCTGAAGTAGTTGGTATAAACGGTTGGTGCAACGACAGCGCGATAATAATATATGAAGAAGAACCTAAAGAAATTGAAAAGTTTTTTAGTGAATCTGATTCATTATGTGTAGTTGCGCAGACAACAATAAATAAAGAGAAATTTTACAATTATGTTAAATTTTTAAAAAACACTTGTAAAAACATAGAAGTTTTTGATACAATATGTAATGCGACGTATGAAAGGCAGACAGAAGCAATAGCCCTTGCAAAAGAGTCAGAGGCTATGATTGTTATCGGCGGTAAGAACAGTTCCAACACTAATGAACTTTATCATCGCTGTAAAGACATTCTTGATAGTACTTATATGATAGAAAATGCAGGTCAGCTTAATTTAAGTCTTTTAAATAACAAAAAAATCGCAATTACTGCGGGAGCATCAACTCCTGCGTATATAATAAGGGAGGTTCTGAATATTATGTCAGAAGAAAAAGTAATGGCAGTTGGCGAAGAAAATTTTGCTGATATGCTTGAAAATTATCTTAATTCATCACTACATAGTGGTCAAATCGTTAAAGGAACAGTTGACAGAGTGTCTTCAAACGAAGTTAATGTTAACATTCCTGGATATAAAGGAGTAGGAGTTATTTCACTTGATAACTTATCAGATGATTCTCAGTTTAAGCCTGAAGAACATTTTAAAGTTGGCGATGAAATTGAAGCCATGGTTATTAAGAAGAATGATGTTGAAGGAACAGTTCTTTTATCTAAAAAAAGAGTTGATTCTCAGAAAAATTCCGAAATCTTAAAAGCTGCATTTGAAAGCAAAGAAATTCTTAAAGGAAAAGTTGTAGATGTTAATAAAGGCGGTGTATCCGTTATTGTTAACGCTTGTAAAATCTTTGTTCCTAATTCACTTGCTACAGAAAAAATGAGCGACGATAAAAACCTACTTTTAAATACAGAAGTTTCACTTAAAATCATTGATTTTGATGAAAGAAAAAGAAGAGCAGTCGGTTCAATCAAGGCTGTTATTGACGAAGAAAAGAAAGAACTTCAGGAAGCTTTCTGGCAGAATGTAGCTGAAGGTAAAGTTTATGAAGGTATAGTTAAATCTCTTACAAACTTCGGTGCATTTGTTGATTTAGGCGGAGTTGACGGTTTAGTTCACATTTCTGAATTATCTTGGGGAAGAATTAAACATCCGTCTGAAGTTGTTAAAGTTGGAGATAAAATTACAGTATTTATTAAAGAAATCGATGCTGAAAAGAAAAAGATTTCATTAGGCTTTAAAAAAGCAGAAGATAACCCTTGGGTTAAAATCGAAAACGAATACAAAGTTGGCGATGTAGTTGATTGTAAAATCGTTCGTCTTGTTCCTTTCGGTGCTTTTGCTCAAATCATTCCTTTTGTTGACGGTTTAATTCACATTTCTCAGATTTCAAATAAGAGAATTGATAAACCTGCTGATGTTTTAACAGTTGGGGATGAAGTTCAGGCTAAGATTATTGAAATCGATTTAGAAACAAAGAAAATCAGCCTAAGCATCAGAGAACTTTTAGCAGAAGAAGTAAAAGAAGAAGTTTCTGAAACAGAAGAATAATTAAAAACTTTTATAGATTATCCTGTGTTTAATTAAAACACAGGATAATTTTAAGAAAGAGGATTTAAATGAGTGAATTAAAATTAAGGAATATAGCAATTATTGCCCATGTTGACCATGGTAAGACCACCCTTGTTGACGAAATGCTTAAACAAAGCGGTACATTCAGGGTTAACGAACAGGTGGAAGAAAGGGTTATGGACTCTAACGACTTAGAGCGTGAAAGAGGGATAACTATCCTTTCCAAGAACACTTCGGTTATGTATAAAGATTATAAAATCAATATAGTTGACACTCCTGGCCATGCAGACTTTGGCGGAGAAGTGGAACGAGTTTTAGGTATGGTTGAAGGCGTAGTGCTTTTGGTTGATGCTTTTGAAGGTGCAATGCCACAGACACGTTTTGTTCTAAAAAAAGCATTGGAACTTGATTTAAAACCGATTGTTGTTGTTAATAAAATAGATAAAAAAGATGCAAGACCGAATGAGGTTATAGATGAAATAATTGATTTATTCATTGACCTTGATGCATCGGATGACCAACTTGAATTCCCTGTTATTTACGCATCTTCAAGAGAAGGGTTTGCAACCTTTGATTTTGAAATCGAAAATGACAATTTAAAACCTCTTTTTGATACTATTATTGATTATGTTCCTGCACCTTGCGGAAAAAGTGATGACGAGTTTCAGATGCTTGTATCAAATATTGACTATGACGAATATGTCGGAAAAATTGCAGTTGGTAAAATTAAAAGGGGGAGAATATCCACTAACGACCAGATTGCAATCTGCAAAAAAGACGGAACAACTAAAAACTCTAAAGCAGGAAGACTATACACTTACTCAGGGCTTAAAAAAGTTGAAAGAGATACAGTAGAAGCAGGAGAAATCATCTGTATTGCAGGGCTTGGAGATTTTAATATAGGCGAAACTTTATGTTCGCTAAATAAAATTGACCCACTGCCTGTTATAGAGGTTGACGAGCCTACTATTTCTATGAACTTTATTGTTAACAACAGTCCTTTTGCAGGAAGAGAGGGAACTTATGTTACCTCCCGTCATTTAAGAGACAGACTGTTTAAAGAAATAGAAACCAATGTTTCATTAAGGGTGGAAGAAACTGACAGCGCAGATTCTTTCAAGGTTTCAGGAAGAGGGGAACTGCATCTTTCAATTTTAATTGAAACAATGAGAAGAGAGGGTTTTGAATTTCAGGTTTCAAAACCGGTTATCATAATGAAAGAGAAAAAGGGCGTTTTATGCGA from Clostridia bacterium harbors:
- a CDS encoding NADH peroxidase, which codes for MKKFVCSVCGYVHEGNEPPEKCPVCKVPASKFNEMVEGAALAAEHEYGVYAKTVKNNPDISEEDKKYIFEQLMANFNGECAEVGMYLCMARIAHREGYPEVGLYWEKAAYEEAEHAAKFAELLGEDLEPNMKATTKDNLKWRVDCEYGATQGKFDLASCAKKNGLDAIHDTVHEMARDEARHGKGLEGLLNRYFK
- the typA gene encoding translational GTPase TypA — encoded protein: MSELKLRNIAIIAHVDHGKTTLVDEMLKQSGTFRVNEQVEERVMDSNDLERERGITILSKNTSVMYKDYKINIVDTPGHADFGGEVERVLGMVEGVVLLVDAFEGAMPQTRFVLKKALELDLKPIVVVNKIDKKDARPNEVIDEIIDLFIDLDASDDQLEFPVIYASSREGFATFDFEIENDNLKPLFDTIIDYVPAPCGKSDDEFQMLVSNIDYDEYVGKIAVGKIKRGRISTNDQIAICKKDGTTKNSKAGRLYTYSGLKKVERDTVEAGEIICIAGLGDFNIGETLCSLNKIDPLPVIEVDEPTISMNFIVNNSPFAGREGTYVTSRHLRDRLFKEIETNVSLRVEETDSADSFKVSGRGELHLSILIETMRREGFEFQVSKPVIIMKEKKGVLCEPIEHLIVDVPEEFVGSVIEKLGSRKGEMINMHTNTSGYTRIEFKIPSRGLIGYRNEFLTDTKGNGVMNSILIGYEAHRGEIQGRQRGSIIAWEDGESITYGLYNAQGRGRLFIGAGVKVYEGMVVGENAKAEDIVLNVCKKKQLTNTRASGSDDALRLTPHDELSLEQCLEFIADDELVEITPLNIRLRKKILNSDLRAKAKNKELKNK
- a CDS encoding bifunctional 4-hydroxy-3-methylbut-2-enyl diphosphate reductase/30S ribosomal protein S1 encodes the protein MEIKVAKTAGFCFGVKRAVEETYKLAKEKNKKIVTYGPVIHNEQVINDLYNQGVTVKEDLRKIKKDSLVIIRAHGVGESVYKFLEENEIEYVDLTCPFVKKIHNIVNKNYNEGKKIVVVGKKNHPEVVGINGWCNDSAIIIYEEEPKEIEKFFSESDSLCVVAQTTINKEKFYNYVKFLKNTCKNIEVFDTICNATYERQTEAIALAKESEAMIVIGGKNSSNTNELYHRCKDILDSTYMIENAGQLNLSLLNNKKIAITAGASTPAYIIREVLNIMSEEKVMAVGEENFADMLENYLNSSLHSGQIVKGTVDRVSSNEVNVNIPGYKGVGVISLDNLSDDSQFKPEEHFKVGDEIEAMVIKKNDVEGTVLLSKKRVDSQKNSEILKAAFESKEILKGKVVDVNKGGVSVIVNACKIFVPNSLATEKMSDDKNLLLNTEVSLKIIDFDERKRRAVGSIKAVIDEEKKELQEAFWQNVAEGKVYEGIVKSLTNFGAFVDLGGVDGLVHISELSWGRIKHPSEVVKVGDKITVFIKEIDAEKKKISLGFKKAEDNPWVKIENEYKVGDVVDCKIVRLVPFGAFAQIIPFVDGLIHISQISNKRIDKPADVLTVGDEVQAKIIEIDLETKKISLSIRELLAEEVKEEVSETEE